Within the Gammaproteobacteria bacterium genome, the region AAGGTAATTGATAGCCTAACGGATCAAGCGTGAGCCCTCCTTTCTAAAAAATCTCTCCCCCCTCAGGAATGGAGGGGGCTAACAATAGAGAGATAAGGAGATACATCAGGATGTATTCACCCCTATTCTATATGCTAATCTCCTCATTAGACCTTATCGGAAACCCCCTACCTAGCTCTGCCGGACAACGCAACCTC harbors:
- a CDS encoding hypothetical protein (Evidence 5 : Unknown function) gives rise to the protein MRCPAELGRGFPIRSNEEISI